The Maridesulfovibrio sp. genomic sequence GGACTGATCAGCAGGGTTTATGAAGTAATTTTGCATAGGCATGTGCGGTTAATCCGTACACGCTTTTAAATTGGCGGTTAAAATGGGAGAGGTCGTAGAATCCGCATTCAAGCATTACCGCATATAATTCTTTGCCGTCATCCAGATATTTTTTGGCTTGTTCAACTCTGCGTCCGAGAAAAAACTGATACGGTGAAAGTCCTTTGACGGCCTTGAACTGGCGGATGAAATGGTATTTGGACATTTGCACTTCTTTGCAGATTTCATCGAGCTTTAACGGAGCTTCAAAATTATCGTACATTATTTCAACAGCCCGGTTGACGGCTTTGAAATTTTTCGGTGTCTGCAATTCGTCAACTGTGTTTGCGGCGCGGTTTATTACATCCATGATCAGTTCACTGATCAGCAGGGAGCCGTGTCCGGTTTCAATAGAGCGGGTCATACGGACAATATTCTCAGCCATCTTGCGATCATATATGATTGGGGATGAAAATTTCAGTACATCTTTTCTGCCGGAAATACTCTCAAATAAT encodes the following:
- a CDS encoding AraC family transcriptional regulator, whose product is MREFNYTKHDDLTVLSAKFDKFEYRKHSHEEYAIGVTLAGIQRYWLDGEMLNSAPGGIMLFHPEQLHDGCSGDKTGLEYVMSYIPRQLFESISGRKDVLKFSSPIIYDRKMAENIVRMTRSIETGHGSLLISELIMDVINRAANTVDELQTPKNFKAVNRAVEIMYDNFEAPLKLDEICKEVQMSKYHFIRQFKAVKGLSPYQFFLGRRVEQAKKYLDDGKELYAVMLECGFYDLSHFNRQFKSVYGLTAHAYAKLLHKPC